In Bacillus sp. DX3.1, the following proteins share a genomic window:
- a CDS encoding HpcH/HpaI aldolase/citrate lyase family protein: protein MKHFAYLSPEERQKLFYQEPIEFSKNIEKEQLAYALGATLYTPGTKEKIAQEIATKKHEGTTSIVFCLEDSISDGDVERAEQNIVIQMQTLAHMIDANKLHSADVPLLFIRIREPKQMRSLVHEIGSAVHCISGFVFPKFTPANGMSYIQELRHINERYSLSLYGMPILESPEIIYKEMRIDALLAIKAILDSYRDYILNVRIGATDFSGLFGIRRNSATTIYDISVIRDCISDIINIFSRSTDEYVISGPVWEYFGNQQRVLKPQLRQTPFRESLGNDGLKMRTEMLHRYEDGLIHEVLLDQANGLVGKTVIHPSHIKLVQALHVVTLEDYVDAMAIFENAHTYNGVMKSSFSNKMNEVKPHYNWARKTLLKSTIYGVLHEQQTFIDLLTETSNQNIHVPHFK, encoded by the coding sequence TTGAAGCATTTTGCATATTTGTCTCCTGAGGAAAGGCAAAAGCTTTTCTATCAAGAACCGATTGAATTTTCAAAGAACATCGAAAAAGAACAATTAGCTTACGCATTAGGCGCTACGCTATATACACCTGGAACAAAGGAAAAAATCGCTCAGGAAATCGCAACAAAAAAACACGAAGGTACCACATCTATCGTATTCTGTTTAGAAGATTCCATTAGCGATGGAGATGTGGAACGTGCGGAGCAAAATATCGTTATACAAATGCAAACACTCGCGCATATGATTGATGCAAATAAGCTTCATTCAGCAGACGTACCGCTTCTCTTCATCCGTATTCGCGAGCCAAAACAGATGCGTTCACTCGTTCATGAAATAGGCAGTGCTGTTCATTGCATAAGTGGATTTGTCTTTCCTAAATTCACTCCTGCTAACGGCATGTCTTACATTCAGGAACTGAGACATATAAATGAACGCTATTCGCTTTCACTCTATGGGATGCCTATTTTAGAATCCCCTGAAATTATTTATAAAGAAATGCGCATCGATGCATTGCTAGCAATCAAAGCAATACTCGATTCTTACCGAGATTACATTCTAAATGTAAGAATTGGTGCTACCGATTTTTCGGGCCTATTTGGCATTCGCCGAAACAGTGCTACGACAATCTATGATATTTCTGTTATTCGTGATTGTATCTCTGACATTATCAATATCTTTTCTAGGTCAACAGATGAGTATGTCATATCGGGACCAGTGTGGGAGTATTTCGGAAATCAGCAACGCGTTTTAAAGCCACAACTTCGCCAAACACCCTTTCGTGAATCACTTGGCAATGATGGACTAAAAATGCGAACAGAAATGCTTCATCGTTATGAGGATGGTCTGATTCATGAAGTCTTGCTTGATCAAGCAAATGGCTTGGTCGGAAAAACAGTCATTCATCCTTCTCACATTAAACTCGTACAAGCTTTACATGTTGTAACACTAGAAGACTATGTAGATGCAATGGCTATTTTCGAAAACGCTCACACGTATAACGGTGTTATGAAAAGTAGTTTTTCCAACAAAATGAATGAAGTGAAGCCCCATTATAATTGGGCGCGTAAAACACTACTGAAATCTACTATTTACGGGGTGCTACATGAACAACAAACTTTCATCGATCTCCTTACCGAAACATCAAACCAAAACATACACGTACCACATTTTAAATAA
- a CDS encoding phosphoribosyltransferase family protein: MNNKLSSISLPKHQTKTYTYHILNKITVHIEVRDNPYFLSPEHLFQMAARINKKRSFLFVSTILGKHLPISPAVSLAGGCALAARYMEMMHNTNHPFQKEILKIISTKKSTDYGLQAILQYQFPLQKEVLFIGFAETATALGHAMFQCFQNAKYVHTTRETISQIDPIITFEEEHSHATSHRCYVEKGYFQNEQPIVLVDDEMTTGKTALNIIQSIQEKFPRKEYVVASLLDWRSNEHREQFAKLEKQLNITIHVISLLGGSIDVIGSPIATSKPNDLVAHQELKTDIKRYSISCPSLPYTSPEHDITYTKYTGRFGISADEQESLHSFSKKVGKQLKEKRTGKNTLCLGTGEFMYIPMRIAAEMGANVSYQSTTRSPIHPYAEAQYAIHNRFSYESPEDKAVTNYCYNIEPGNYDEVFLFIERNLQEECLLPLLAQLQKMIPLIHIVSFSNLAESEGEEI, from the coding sequence ATGAACAACAAACTTTCATCGATCTCCTTACCGAAACATCAAACCAAAACATACACGTACCACATTTTAAATAAAATAACAGTTCATATAGAGGTGCGCGATAATCCATATTTTTTATCACCAGAACATTTGTTTCAAATGGCAGCGAGAATCAATAAGAAACGTAGCTTTTTATTTGTCAGTACCATTTTAGGAAAACATCTTCCTATTTCACCAGCTGTCTCTTTAGCAGGAGGATGTGCTCTTGCTGCAAGATATATGGAAATGATGCACAATACAAACCATCCATTTCAAAAAGAGATTCTCAAAATCATCTCAACGAAAAAAAGTACAGATTATGGGTTGCAGGCTATTTTACAATATCAATTCCCTCTGCAAAAAGAAGTCCTATTTATCGGTTTTGCAGAAACGGCCACCGCATTAGGTCACGCTATGTTTCAATGCTTCCAAAATGCAAAATATGTGCATACAACAAGGGAAACTATCTCACAAATCGATCCCATCATTACATTTGAAGAAGAACATTCTCATGCGACATCGCATCGTTGCTATGTGGAAAAGGGATATTTTCAAAATGAACAGCCAATCGTTCTTGTCGATGATGAAATGACCACGGGAAAGACTGCGTTAAATATCATTCAATCCATCCAAGAAAAGTTTCCAAGAAAAGAATATGTTGTTGCTTCCTTATTAGATTGGCGCTCAAATGAGCATCGGGAACAGTTTGCAAAATTAGAGAAACAGCTTAATATAACAATTCACGTTATATCCCTATTAGGGGGATCTATCGACGTTATTGGCAGCCCAATTGCTACTTCTAAGCCAAATGATCTAGTAGCTCATCAAGAGCTTAAAACGGACATAAAAAGGTATTCTATTTCTTGTCCTTCCCTGCCGTATACATCTCCTGAACATGACATTACTTATACAAAGTATACAGGTCGTTTCGGTATTTCGGCAGATGAGCAAGAAAGTCTGCATTCATTTTCCAAGAAAGTTGGCAAGCAACTAAAAGAAAAAAGAACAGGCAAAAACACGTTATGCTTAGGAACTGGCGAATTCATGTATATACCGATGCGAATCGCCGCTGAAATGGGTGCAAATGTTTCTTACCAATCAACGACACGCAGTCCCATTCACCCTTATGCCGAGGCACAATATGCGATTCACAACCGTTTTTCCTATGAAAGTCCCGAAGATAAAGCGGTGACAAATTATTGTTATAACATTGAGCCCGGTAATTATGATGAAGTCTTTCTCTTTATCGAACGAAATCTACAAGAAGAGTGCTTACTGCCGCTCCTTGCGCAATTACAAAAGATGATTCCACTCATTCATATCGTTTCATTTAGCAACTTGGCAGAAAGCGAAGGTGAAGAAATATGA